The Onthophagus taurus isolate NC chromosome 2, IU_Otau_3.0, whole genome shotgun sequence genome includes a window with the following:
- the LOC111419198 gene encoding E3 ubiquitin-protein ligase RNF34: MPCGKCKGDFNLLNWKLKCAECEESFCSKCLKKFDGCFFCEVCFILVQRPSVRDALMELKSRDLQSYLNKHHVPTHGLVEKGDLVDLFIRYHIPVQYKKNHKVKFLNLSGSVPNLAARSQCYLSNIKTNAEAAINQTRNLLTQNQSSPQEQNIPENVFTAHSSPQDNQHPSAPPMEEPTPPPTKKYPKLSDFESEIELNNLSVKELKELLQLNRVNYKGCVEKSDLLQLAVTLWKNDKENKDDGDTFENCCKVCMDAPLDCVLLECGHIATCIDCGKQLAECPICRQYIIRVVRTFKV, from the exons ATGCCGTGTGGAAAGTGTAAGGGCGATTTTAATCTCTTAAATTGGAAGTTAAAATGTGCAGAATGCGAAGAAAGTTTCTGTTCGAAATGTTTAAAGAAATTCGATGG gTGTTTTTTTTGTGAAGTCTGTTTTATATTGGTACAAAGACCTTCAGTTCGGGACGctttaatggaattaaaatCGAGGGATTtacaaagttatttaaataagcATCATGTTCCTACTCATGGTTTGGTCGAAAAGGGAGATTTGGTGGATTTATTTATACGATATCACATTCCCgttcaatataaaaaaaatcataaagttaaatttttgaacTTAAGCGGATCGGTACCTAATTTAGCTGCAAGATCGCAATGTTATTTAAGCAATATAAaaa cgaATGCGGAGGCTGCAATAAATCAAACAAGAAATTTATTGACTCAAAATCAATCTTCACCACAAGAACAAAATATTccagaaaatgtttttacCGCACATTCTTCCCCTCAGGACAATCAGCACCCCTCg GCCCCCCCTATGGAAGAACCAACTCCTccaccaacaaaaaaatacccAAAACTTTCTGATTTTGAATcagaaattgaattaaataatcttAGTGTGAAAGAATTAAAGGAGTTGTTACAATTAAATCGTGTTAATTATAAAGGTTGTGTTGAAAAGAGTGATTTATTACAATTGGCTGTTACTTTATGGAAGaatgataaagaaaataagGATG atggTGATACATTTGAAAATTGCTGTAAAGTTTGTATGGACGCTCCTTTGGATTGCGTATTATTAGAATGTGGTCACATTGCAACATGTATTGATTGTGGAAAACAACTGGCAGAGTGTCCAATCTGTAGGCAATACATTATAAGAGTTGTTCGAACATTTAAAGtgtaa